One genomic segment of Hordeum vulgare subsp. vulgare chromosome 2H, MorexV3_pseudomolecules_assembly, whole genome shotgun sequence includes these proteins:
- the LOC123427594 gene encoding protein FAR1-RELATED SEQUENCE 5-like, with translation MASTSDGGAAGAGDPAASSPAPIQPQHPTPRISHIVRTYLDLSSNSKKRRAARKNQLKPGGVETSAARENKGCGPSGAASLEHSRLLRELGVRVSRYTHEERRDIITRYMQKRSGRQGVNRAAAKVPSRQALAERRRRGAGGQFLGKEDPQTTDKSEEKAEEEPELPAEVVANAGGVPIIGMVFESEEKACMYYVSYAGNVGFSVRKGLWDKTAKSGSRSRFYVCSREGFRAKNLPKRPCPDTRTGCPARFSITLTPSGKYRVTEFVQDHNHQLAGPIDIGMLKSQRLLSKVQSGNGNAISIPPRYKNYLRTKSTNDMNAEDFRALTDYFRSMKSDNPSFYYAIQLDENDKAANVFWADARSIFDYHYFSDVICFDMTYKLNYYSRPLALFLGMNHHRQMVIFGAAFLYDETAESFKWLLETFKSAMCGKQPKTILTDRSATLKEALDLAWPGTVHRYCLWQIYQDAVKSLAHVFCISEEFTHDFSHCIFDIEDGQEFVDTWNVIMEKYNLKENKLLKELYEDREIWALPYGRQIFSGDIKSMVRAEAISIRMKEYLGCEKELSPFLKFFESSVEERRQEEIQADYQATQGEARTPLPLLWQAANLYTPINFELFRKEHEECMNCMVYGCGEFGSLSEYMITVKNRTKEQVVRFDSSDGTVACTCKKFETAGILCCHILKVYELKNVKEIPPQYFLKRLSTDAKLGSVHEIDGFNFDSDIGSCVPDRYAALCRLFYKIASKAAGNVETFSMVASQSDQLNEGIERTLQSMLAAKSSVVHSIKDQLTRMVQNDYPLGNSSDAQKATGKKTSEVTRRGNCQETNKRQKPRKGHPDEVAAGPREREVNVTDQFLPDQLMQGHYVLGHNFGLSTSQNLRDNLNHFVQASAVPTLQQQPFPGNGQLTETQAYTGDMHALQFMETNPQIDHENEEEGQSSIPVWDFL, from the exons ATGGCCAGCACCTCCGACGGCGgggccgccggcgccggcgaccCCGCTGCGTCCTCACCAGCGCCGATCCAACCACAACATCCGACACCCCGCATCTCCCACATAGTCCGCACCTACCTCGACCTCTCCTCCAATTCCAAGAAGCGCCGCGCCGCCCGTAAGAACCAGCTCAAGCCCGGCGGCGTAGAGACTTCCGCCGCCAGAGAAAACAAGGGATGCGGCCCCTCCGGGGCCGCCTCGTTGGAGCATTCGCGGCTGCTCAGGGAGTTGGGCGTCCGGGTCTCCCGCTACACGCACGAGGAGCGCCGCGACATCATCACCCGCTACATGCAGAAGCGGAGCGGCCGCCAGGGCGTCAACCGCGCCGCCGCTAAG GTCCCGTCGAGGCAGGCCCTGGCGGAGCGGCGCCGGAGGGGTGCTGGAGGGCAGTTCCTCGGCAAGGAGGATCCGCAG ACTACAGATAAATCTGAAGAGAAGGCAGAAGAAGAGCCAGAATTGCCAGCAGAAGTTGTTGCGAACGCTGGAGGAGTGCCCATAATTGGAATGGTCTTCGAGAGTGAAGAGAAAGCATGCATGTATTATGTTAGTTATGCAGGAAATGTGGGATTTAGTGTCCGAAAAGGATTGTGGGATAAAACAGCAAAAAGTGGCAGTAGATCAAGGTTTTATGTCTGTTCCAGAGAGGGCTTTCGCGCAAAGAATTTGCCCAAGAGACCTTGCCCGGACACAAGGACGGGTTGCCCTGCACGATTTTCTATCACGTTAACGCCCAGTGGAAAATACCGAGTGACAGAATTTGTGCAGGATCATAATCACCAGCTTGCTGGTCCAATTGATATTGGGATGCTGAAGTCGCAAAGATTATTGTCCAAGGTTCAATCTGGAAATGGAAATGCCATAAGCATTCCTCCAAGGTACAAGAATTATCTTCGGACCAAGTCTACAAACGATATGAACGCAGAGGATTTCAGAgctcttacagattattttcgaaGTATGAAGAGTGATAATCCATCTTTTTACTATGCCATCCAGTTGGATGAAAATGACAAAGCTGCTAATGTCTTTTGGGCTGATGCAAGATCAATCTTCGACTATCATTATTTCAGTGATGTGATCTGCTTTGATATGACCTACAAACTGAATTACTACAGCAGGCCACTAGCTTTGTTTTTGGGTATGAACCATCATAGACAAATGGTCATATTTGGTGCTGCTTTCCTGTATGATGAAACGGCTGAATCTTTCAAGTGGCTTCTTGAGACCTTTAAGAGTGCCATGTGTGGGAAACAGCCCAAGACAATTTTGACGGATCGATCTGCTACTTTGAAGGAAGCACTAGACCTCGCTTGGCCTGGTACAGTTCACCGTTATTGCCTGTGGCAAATATACCAGGATGCAGTTAAGTCCTTGGCGCATGTTTTCTGTATTTCAGAAGAATTCACACATGATTTTAGCCACTGTATATTTGATATCGAGGATGGCCAAGAGTTTGTTGACACATGGAATGTGATAATGGAGAAATACAACCTTAAAGAAAACAAATTGTTAAAGGAGCTTTACGAAGACAGAGAAATTTGGGCCTTGCCATATGGCCGACAAATATTCTCCGGGGACATTAAAAGCATGGTACGAGCAGAAGCCATAAGCATAAGGATGAAAGAATACCTGGGTTGTGAGAAAGAGCTATCTCCTTTTTTGAAGTTTTTTGAAAGTTCAGTTGAGGAGAGGAGACAGGAAGAGATACAAGCTGATTACCAAGCTACCCAAGGGGAAGCAAGAACACCTCTGCCACTGCTCTGGCAGGCTGCAAACTTGTATACACCAATAAATTTTGAGTTATTTAGGAAAGAGCATGAAGAGTGCATGAACTGTATGGTTTACGGTTGTGGCGAGTTCGGCTCTCTTTCTGAGTATATGATTACGGTTAAAAACAGAACTAAAGAACAAGTTGTGCGGTTTGATTCATCAGATGGCACGGTTGCATGTACTTGTAAAAAATTTGAAACTGCTGGAATTTTATGCTGCCATATATTAAAGGTATATGAACTGAAGAATGTTAAAGAGATCCCCCCACAGTATTTTCTTAAGAGGTTGAGTACAGATGCAAAGTTGGGGAGTGTTCATGAAATCGATGGGTTTAATTTTGACAGTGATATAGGATCTTGTGTTCCAGATCGTTATGCGGCTCTTTGTCGTTTGTTCTATAAGATTGCTTCTAAGGCTGCAGGGAACGTAGAAACATTTTCAATGGTCGCAAGCCAGTCGGATCAACTGAATGAAGGAATTGAACGAACTTTGCAATCTATGTTAGCTGCTAAGTCATCTGTTGTCCATTCCATCAAGGATCAGTTAACTCGTATGGTTCAAAATGATTATCCCCTTGGTAATAGCAGTGACGCTCAGAAAGCTACCGGAAAGAAGACGAGTGAAGTTACTCGTCGTGGAAATTGTCAGGAAACCAATAAAAGGCAGAAACCAAGAAAAG GGCATCCTGATGAAGTAGCTGCAGGACCAAGAGAAAGGGAAGTGAATGTTACGGATCAGTTCCTACCAGATCAACTAATGCAG GGACATTATGTACTTGGCCACAACTTTGGTCTTAGTACCTCACAGAACCTTCGTGACAATTTGAACCATTTTGTTCAG GCTTCTGCAGTTCCAACCCTGCAACAGCAGCCATTCCCTGGGAATGGTCAACTAACCGAAACCCAA GCCTATACTGGTGACATGCACGCATTGCAATTCATGGAGACAAATCCCCAGATCGACCATGAGAATGAAGAGGAGGGTCAGTCGTCGATACCGGTGTGGGATTTTCTCTGA
- the LOC123427593 gene encoding protein argonaute 2-like — MANRRSGGGGGGGRDGGRDSGEMKRGGGGRNRGRGGGQAAPPAGGRGFRDEVDEPRGGGLAPVGDQNLGGGASRGFGQYLGRGGADRDRGASSYARGGDHGRVYSAYGRYQRPLGGDGDPSGSSGRGGRGSGAATNGPRDPYHHGGQQGRGAGGGDHGAGGGPYGGYQGRGGREEYYPSRSHGAGQEERRRGNYPQQYAATPSAKRLPSNPGVRIFGPSEEVQVKLWVNHFGIKFGESTIFHYGVKLEEVSPEASGGLELSKADQDFASAQFLKMLPQTSEPLAVASDGKGHLYTFAKLPEGLSLPVSVRSRTYNVSVEFKEKLVLPSDKPVGRNVLQALDVIVRQASSFEKIIIGQTLYSPWWLVPEAPNHADALVQTLGGTKQTLKPTKQGLVLCVDYSAMDFCKPKSSVLDLVEHLLKRVGRREPLKGRSSAPLNEKERKYLEDQLRGLCITVSYQKKSSEGKRDAPTVRKYKVQGLTPQCAEQITFKEFKVNKVWNLVEYYRQQYGENIQYKMFPCLALSKRPDKPNHVPIELCKLHRCQKYPKDSKQEPRRPPESKYRKLWIEQLVNDGFDGPCRGDRGKHFKISLDEQMTEVSGKILLPPVLKLGDSKELSIRLANRQWNLQNHKIFEGQSLKCWGVLDFSGQEPHFRDAFIAKIVSKCNNLGIAMSHEPSLVHKSETLVLFDADKLRRELNKAKEAAEEKRQKLQLLFCPMSDQHPGYKTLKLICEIELGIQTQCLLTRLANKEGNSQDQYLSNLALKINSKLGGSNMQLSDELPNVTGTRFMFIGADVNHPPPGDTVSPSIAAVVASMDCPGASQYVPRICTQKHRQEKIGNLGTMCKELIEVYKKRNGGVKPAKIIYFRDGVSDELFDMVRKEELVSMKKGICEDDYSPTITVIVAKKRHSTRLFPKDENELQTPNGNVLPGTVVDTIVVDQSEEDFFLCSHDGLHGTSRPTHYYMLENEHGFEAVDMQKLVYSMCFVFARCTKPVSLTAPIKYADIVAYRGRDYYDSRMDSMQLQAQLQAVEFPELRVHPDLRDKMFFI; from the exons ATGGCTAATCgacgcagcggcggcggcggcggaggaggccgcGACGGAGGGAGAGACTCGGGAGAGATGAAGCGCGGCGGAGGCGGCAGGAACCGGGGCCGCGGCGGCGGCCAAGCGGCTCCCCCCGCCGGCGGGAGAGGCTTCCGCGATGAGGTTGATGAGCCCCGCGGAGGCGGCTTGGCTCCCGTCGGAGACCAGAACCTCGGAGGAGGCGCATCTCGCGGCTTCGGCCAGTACCTCGGCAGAGGCGGCGCGGACCGCGACCGAGGTGCTAGCTCGTACGCACGCGGCGGGGATCACGGCAGGGTCTACAGCGCTTACGGAAGGTACCAGAGACCCCTCGGAGGCGATGGGGATCCAAGCGGAAGCTCGGGAAGAGGAGGGCGTGGTTCGGGTGCCGCAACCAATGGACCTCGGGACCCGTACCACCACGGGGGACAGCAGGGTCGCGGCGCGGGCGGCGGAGATCACGGCGCGGGCGGCGGGCCTTACGGAGGATATCAGGGCCGCGGCGGACGGGAGGAGTATTATCCAAGTAGAAGTCACGGAGCAGGGCAAGAAGAGCGGCGTCGCGGCAACTACCCCCAGCAGTACGCCGCGACACCGTCGGCGAAGAGGCTCCCCTCCAATCCTGGTG TCAGAATATTTGGCCCCAGTGAAGAGGTACAAGTCAAACTTTGGGTGAACCACTTTGGCATCAAGTTTGGGGAATCAACTATCTTTCACTACGGTGTCAAGCTCGAGGAAGTTTCTCCAGAGGCATCAGGAGGCTTGGAGCTCTCCAAGGCAGATCAGGATTTTGCAAGTGCTCAATTCTTGAAGATGCTTCCGCAGACTTCAGAACCATTAGCTGTTGCTTCTGATGGCAAGGGCCATCTGTACACCTTTGCCAAACTGCCAGAAGGTTTATCCCTCCCTGTGTCAGTTCGGTCACGAACCTACAATGTCTCAGTAGAGTTCAAGGAGAAGCTGGTGCTACCCTCTGATAAGCCTGTGGGTAGGAATGTCTTGCAGGCTCTTGATGTCATAGTGCGTCAGGCCTCTAGCTTCGAAAAGATTATCATTGGGCAGACATTATATTCACCATGGTGGTTAGTGCCTGAGGCCCCCAATCATGCTGATGCTCTTGTCCAAACTCTAGGGGGAACCAAGCAGACTCTAAAACCCACCAAGCAAGGGCTGGTCTTATGTGTGGACTATTCAGCTATGGACTTCTGCAAACCTAAAAGCAGTGTTCTGGATCTTGTTGAGCACTTGCTGAAGCGCGTTGGCAGAAGGGAACCCCTTAAAGGCCGTAGTAGTGCACCTCTAAACGAGAAAGAGCGGAAATATTTGGAGGATCAGCTCAGAGGCCTTTGCATTACCGTGAGTTACCAGAAGAAGTCCTCTGAAGGAAAAAGGGATGCCCCGACAGTTCGGAAGTACAAGGTTCAAGGCTTGACGCCTCAATGTGCTGAACAGATAACCTTCAAGGAGTTCAAAGTAAATAAGGTTTGGAACCTTGTTGAGTATTATCGTCAGCAGTACGGGGAGAACATTCAGTATAAGATGTTTCCATGCTTGGCTTTGAGCAAGAGACCGGACAAGCCAAACCATGTCCCGATTGAGCTTTGTAAGCTTCATAGATGTCAGAAGTATCCCAAGGATTCCAAGCAGGAACCGAGAAGGCCACCCGAGTCAAAATATCGGAAACTTTGGATTGAGCAACTGGTTAATGATGGATTTGATGGGCCTTGCAG AGGAGACAGAGGCAAGCATTTCAAGATTTCATTGGATGAACAGATGACAGAAGTGAGCGGCAAGATCCTTCTTCCCCCAGTGCTAAAACTGGGTGACTCTAAAGAATTGAGTATTCGTCTCGCTAACCGCCAGTGGAACCTCCAGAATCACAAAATATTTGAAGGCCAGTCTCTCAAGTGCTGGGGCGTGCTCGATTTCAGTGGACAGGAGCCTCATTTCCGGGACGCCTTTATTGCAAAGATTGTCAGCAAGTGCAATAATCTCGGTATTGCAATGTCCCATGAGCCAAGCCTTGTGCACAAGTCAGAAACCTTGGTGCTATTCGATGCAGACAAACTACGTAGGGAACTTAACAAAGCGAAGGAGGCTGCCGAGGAGaagaggcagaagctgcagctcctCTTCTGCCCAATGTCTGACCAGCACCCCGGGTACAAGACGCTGAAGCTGATCTGCGAGATAGAGCTGGGGATCCAAACCCAGTGTCTCTTGACCCGCCTGGCGAACAAAGAAGGCAATAGCCAGGACCAGTACTTGTCCAACCTTGCTCTCAAGATCAACAGCAAGCTCGGAGGAAGCAACATGCAGCTATCTGACGAGCTTCCGAACGTGACTGGCACACGTTTCATGTTCATCGGCGCAGACGTGAACCACCCGCCTCCAGGAGACACGGTGAGTCCCTCGATAGCAGCTGTTGTGGCGTCCATGGATTGCCCTGGCGCCAGCCAGTACGTGCCGAGAATCTGTACCCAAAAGCACCGCCAGGAGAAGATCGGCAACCTTGGTACCATGTGTAAGGAGCTCATCGAAGTTTACAAGAAGAGGAACGGCGGCGTCAAGCCAGCAAAGATCATATACTTCCGCGACGGCGTGAGCGACGAGCTGTTCGATATGGTCCGCAAGGAGGAACTAGTGTCCATGAAGAAGGGTATCTGCGAGGACGACTACTCGCCGACGATCACAGTGATCGTGGCCAAGAAGCGACACAGCACGCGGCTCTTCCCCAAGGACGAAAACGAGCTGCAGACGCCCAACGGCAACGTGCTCCCTGGCACGGTCGTCGACACCATCGTGGTCGACCAGTCGGAGGAGGATTTCTTCCTCTGCAGCCACGACGGGCTGCACGGGACGAGCCGGCCGACACACTACTACATGCTGGAGAACGAGCACGGCTTCGAGGCCGTGGACATGCAGAAGCTGGTGTACAGCATGTGCTTCGTGTTCGCGCGGTGCACCAAGCCGGTGTCGCTGACGGCGCCCATCAAGTACGCTGACATCGTGGCCTACCGCGGCAGGGACTACTACGACAGCAGGATGGACTCCATGCAGCTCCAGGCCCAGCTCCAGGCCGTCGAGTTCCCGGAGCTGCGCGTGCACCCGGATCTCAGGGACAAGATGTTCTTCATCTGA